A stretch of the Chlamydia pecorum E58 genome encodes the following:
- the rho gene encoding transcription termination factor Rho, whose product MGIEELNVLARQYGVKNIGSLTKSQVVFEIVKAKSERPDELLIGEGVLEVLPDGFGFLRSPTYNYLPSAEDIYVSPAQIRRFDLKKGDTIIGTIRSPKEKEKYFALLKVDKINGSTPDKAKERVLFENLTPLYPNERIVMEMGKDKLVERVLDLTAPIGKGQRGLIVAPPRSGKTVILQSIAHAIAVNNPDIVLIVLLIDERPEEVTDMIRQVCGEVVASTFDEQPERHIQVAEMVIEKARRLVEHGKDVVILLDSITRLARAYNTVQPHSGKILTGGVDASALHKPKRFFGAARNIEGGGSLTILATALIDTGSRMDEVIFEEFKGTGNMELVLDRRLSDRRIYPAIDLIKSGTRKEELLYHPCELEKVYLFRQAIADLTATDAMHLLLGRLKKTNSNAEFLLSLKE is encoded by the coding sequence ATGGGCATAGAGGAACTCAATGTTTTGGCTCGTCAATATGGGGTGAAAAACATTGGTTCCCTAACAAAATCTCAAGTGGTTTTTGAGATTGTTAAGGCGAAGTCTGAGCGTCCAGATGAGCTCTTAATTGGCGAGGGGGTGTTAGAAGTCCTTCCTGATGGTTTTGGGTTTTTACGCTCCCCTACATATAATTATTTGCCTTCTGCTGAAGATATTTATGTTTCTCCTGCACAGATCCGCCGTTTTGATTTGAAAAAGGGCGATACGATCATTGGGACTATACGTTCTCCAAAGGAAAAGGAAAAGTATTTTGCCTTATTGAAAGTGGATAAAATTAATGGGTCGACGCCAGATAAAGCAAAAGAGCGCGTTCTTTTTGAGAACTTAACACCTCTATATCCTAACGAAAGGATCGTTATGGAGATGGGGAAAGACAAACTTGTTGAGCGTGTTTTGGATTTAACGGCTCCTATTGGGAAAGGGCAGCGAGGGTTGATTGTAGCGCCTCCACGTTCTGGGAAAACGGTGATATTACAAAGCATAGCACATGCGATCGCTGTGAATAATCCTGACATTGTGTTGATTGTATTGCTGATTGATGAGCGCCCTGAGGAAGTTACGGACATGATTCGACAGGTATGCGGAGAGGTCGTGGCTTCAACATTTGATGAGCAGCCAGAAAGGCATATTCAAGTGGCAGAGATGGTCATAGAAAAGGCTCGCCGTTTAGTAGAGCATGGTAAGGATGTTGTGATCCTTTTGGATTCAATTACGCGTTTAGCACGTGCGTACAATACAGTACAGCCTCACTCTGGGAAGATTTTGACTGGAGGAGTGGATGCGAGTGCGTTACATAAACCCAAGCGCTTTTTTGGTGCTGCCAGGAATATCGAAGGTGGGGGATCCTTAACGATCTTAGCGACTGCATTAATAGATACAGGCTCGAGAATGGACGAGGTAATCTTTGAAGAATTCAAAGGTACTGGGAATATGGAGTTAGTATTAGACCGTCGTTTATCAGATAGGAGAATCTATCCTGCAATAGATTTGATTAAGAGCGGCACTAGAAAAGAGGAACTTCTATATCATCCTTGTGAGTTAGAAAAGGTGTATCTCTTCCGTCAAGCGATAGCAGATTTGACAGCTACAGATGCGATGCATCTGCTTTTGGGTCGGCTGAAGAAGACGAATAGTAACGCTGAATTTCTGCTTTCTTTGAAAGAATAA
- a CDS encoding orotate phosphoribosyltransferase: MVSYDETQLRDDAVIKLYQIGAIKFGNYVLSQEQETPVFVDMRLIISSPEILQTMATLIWRLRQEFNSSLLCGVPYTALTLATSISLQYNIAMVLRRKELKNPNFSDTIKVEGRFTPGQTCLIINDVISSGNSILETATALKEQGLIVREAFVFLDRLVGGKEFLKDQGIKVSSVFTLFSLVKTLIESGELSESDAAYAEKIVESLEEVS, encoded by the coding sequence GTGGTAAGTTATGATGAAACGCAACTACGTGATGATGCGGTAATTAAGTTATACCAAATTGGGGCGATTAAATTTGGGAACTACGTATTATCTCAGGAGCAGGAAACTCCGGTTTTCGTAGACATGCGCTTGATCATTTCCTCCCCAGAAATTTTGCAAACTATGGCGACGTTAATCTGGCGCTTGCGTCAAGAGTTTAACAGTAGCTTGCTTTGTGGTGTTCCTTATACGGCATTGACCCTAGCAACTAGCATTTCTCTACAGTACAACATTGCCATGGTGCTGCGCAGAAAAGAACTTAAAAATCCAAATTTCTCCGACACAATTAAGGTAGAAGGGCGCTTTACTCCAGGGCAAACTTGCCTTATCATCAACGATGTGATCTCCTCAGGAAACTCCATTTTAGAAACTGCAACAGCCTTAAAAGAACAAGGATTGATTGTCCGTGAGGCATTTGTGTTTTTAGATAGACTTGTAGGAGGAAAAGAGTTCCTTAAAGATCAGGGGATTAAAGTCAGCTCGGTATTTACCTTATTTTCTCTAGTAAAAACCTTAATAGAGAGTGGGGAGCTGAGTGAAAGCGACGCGGCCTATGCAGAAAAAATTGTCGAGAGCTTAGAAGAAGTAAGTTAA
- a CDS encoding sugar phosphate nucleotidyltransferase, translating to MINGFQNHLSGGKTSYRYRDRVGVIVLCGGEGKRLSPLTDSRCKPTVSFGGRYKLIDVPISHAISSGFSKIFVIGQYLTYTLQQHLFKTYFYHGVLQDHIHLLVPEGRQGNQIWYRGTADAIRQNLLYLKDLDLDYFLILSGDQLYNMDFHVIVESMISSQADMILVAQPVSEKDARRMGLLRINIEGKVIDFYEKPQDEELLNRFRLTPDVRKQHNLLESEGEFLGSMGIYMFRKESLFRLLAEEEGEDFGKHLIHAQMQKGRVQAFLYDGYWTDIGTIESYYHANIALAQKPHSSVKGFNCYDARGMIYSKNHHLPGAVVVESMISNSLLCEGSVIESSRVSHSVVGIRGMIGSNSILDHTIVMGNEGYDSMHGGALGIGKDCEIYKTIIDENCSIGNGVKLSNLKGYSHYDSPDGKLFVRDGITIIPRGTKLPDNYVF from the coding sequence ATGATAAATGGGTTTCAGAATCACCTTTCAGGAGGAAAAACGTCTTATCGTTATCGAGATAGGGTTGGGGTGATTGTTTTATGTGGTGGGGAAGGAAAGCGGCTGTCTCCATTGACAGATAGTCGGTGTAAACCTACCGTTTCTTTTGGAGGAAGGTATAAGCTTATCGACGTTCCGATTTCTCATGCTATTAGTTCTGGATTTTCTAAGATTTTTGTAATTGGGCAATATCTTACCTACACCTTACAACAGCATCTATTTAAGACCTATTTTTACCATGGTGTGCTTCAGGATCATATCCATCTTTTAGTCCCTGAAGGACGTCAGGGGAACCAAATTTGGTATCGAGGAACCGCAGATGCAATTCGACAAAACCTCCTTTATCTTAAAGATTTAGATTTGGATTACTTTTTGATTCTTTCTGGAGATCAGCTCTACAACATGGATTTCCATGTAATCGTGGAATCCATGATTTCTTCCCAAGCAGATATGATTCTTGTTGCGCAGCCGGTATCAGAAAAGGATGCGCGAAGAATGGGCCTTCTTCGGATAAATATAGAAGGAAAGGTGATAGATTTTTACGAAAAGCCACAAGATGAGGAGTTATTAAACCGGTTTCGCCTTACTCCTGACGTCCGCAAACAACACAACCTCTTAGAGTCTGAAGGGGAGTTCCTAGGCTCTATGGGGATCTATATGTTTCGAAAGGAGAGCTTATTTCGGCTGTTAGCAGAAGAAGAGGGAGAGGACTTTGGGAAGCATCTGATTCATGCGCAAATGCAAAAGGGAAGAGTACAGGCATTTTTGTATGATGGGTATTGGACAGATATTGGCACGATAGAGTCCTACTACCATGCAAACATCGCCCTGGCACAAAAACCTCACTCCTCCGTAAAGGGGTTTAATTGCTACGATGCCCGGGGTATGATCTATAGTAAAAACCATCATTTACCTGGAGCTGTAGTTGTAGAGTCAATGATTTCGAACTCTTTACTTTGTGAGGGGAGCGTGATTGAGTCTAGCCGAGTTTCCCACAGTGTTGTAGGGATTCGCGGGATGATTGGGAGCAACTCCATTTTAGACCATACAATTGTCATGGGCAATGAGGGCTATGACTCTATGCATGGAGGAGCTTTAGGAATCGGAAAGGATTGTGAGATTTACAAAACGATTATAGATGAGAATTGTTCTATAGGGAACGGCGTGAAGCTGTCTAATCTTAAGGGTTATTCTCACTATGACTCCCCAGATGGGAAGCTGTTTGTCCGAGATGGAATTACTATTATCCCTCGCGGGACCAAACTTCCTGATAACTACGTCTTTTAG
- a CDS encoding metallophosphoesterase — MRIYSLADLHLSLGVPEKTMEVFGGPWLDYHAKIQRNWVATVSPQDVVLLPGDISWAMDLAQAEKDFAFLGKLPGMKYMIRGNHDYWSSASQVKISKALPPNVHYLSQGFSLLTSTLAIVGVRLWNHPEIRIDPPSFLETPYTERDEKIFLRELGRLERALAAVPEEVERIIVMTHYPPISSDGSPGPVSKLLEANGKVTTCVFGHLHNLPEGFQGFGEVRGIRYLLVAADYVDFSPQEIQ, encoded by the coding sequence ATGCGTATCTACAGCTTGGCAGACCTTCATCTTTCTCTTGGAGTTCCAGAAAAAACTATGGAAGTGTTCGGAGGTCCTTGGCTGGATTACCACGCAAAGATCCAAAGAAACTGGGTCGCTACAGTTTCTCCTCAAGATGTAGTTTTGCTCCCAGGAGACATTTCCTGGGCAATGGACCTTGCTCAAGCAGAGAAAGACTTTGCTTTTTTAGGGAAATTGCCTGGAATGAAGTATATGATTCGCGGAAATCATGATTACTGGAGCTCCGCATCACAAGTGAAGATCTCTAAAGCACTTCCTCCAAATGTACACTACCTATCACAGGGATTTTCGCTGCTTACCTCTACTCTTGCCATCGTGGGGGTAAGACTTTGGAATCACCCTGAAATCCGCATAGATCCCCCATCTTTTTTAGAAACACCTTATACAGAACGAGATGAGAAGATCTTCTTGCGGGAGTTAGGCCGTTTAGAGCGCGCTCTTGCTGCGGTTCCTGAAGAAGTAGAACGAATCATTGTCATGACGCACTATCCTCCCATCAGCTCTGACGGGTCTCCAGGGCCGGTCTCTAAGCTTTTAGAAGCTAACGGGAAGGTAACAACCTGTGTGTTTGGTCACTTGCATAATCTTCCAGAAGGGTTTCAGGGATTTGGGGAAGTGCGGGGGATTCGTTATCTCCTAGTTGCTGCGGATTATGTAGATTTTTCTCCCCAGGAAATCCAATGA
- the rsmD gene encoding 16S rRNA (guanine(966)-N(2))-methyltransferase RsmD — translation MRILAGKYKGRSLKTFSERSIRPTCGLVKESLFNICAVYLEGADFLDLFAGVGSIGFEALSRGASRVVFVDNSLQAVRLIHANSRLLEAEDAVMVMKHEAYVAVQRLAKKHLSFDLIYIDPPYDLDSSYIEGLLRSIATHALLRQGGLLFLENSSREEIAVEGLSLRKRRKFGNTFLSEYVCTA, via the coding sequence ATGAGAATTCTTGCCGGTAAGTATAAAGGGCGTTCTTTAAAGACATTTTCAGAGCGTTCAATTCGACCCACATGTGGGTTAGTGAAAGAATCTTTATTTAACATCTGTGCTGTTTATCTTGAAGGAGCAGATTTTTTAGATCTTTTTGCAGGGGTGGGTTCTATAGGGTTTGAAGCTTTAAGTCGGGGAGCTTCACGTGTGGTCTTTGTGGATAATTCTTTGCAAGCTGTGCGTTTGATTCATGCAAATAGCCGGTTGCTAGAGGCGGAAGATGCAGTCATGGTAATGAAACATGAGGCATATGTAGCGGTGCAAAGATTAGCAAAGAAGCATCTTTCTTTTGATTTGATCTATATCGATCCTCCCTATGATTTAGACTCTTCTTATATAGAGGGGCTTTTGCGTAGCATCGCCACACATGCGCTGTTGCGTCAAGGAGGGCTACTGTTTTTAGAGAACTCTTCCCGGGAGGAGATTGCTGTAGAGGGACTTTCCCTAAGAAAACGAAGAAAATTCGGAAACACGTTTCTTTCTGAATATGTTTGTACCGCATAG
- a CDS encoding transporter substrate-binding domain-containing protein, with the protein MKFRFSWKLSVILCFLSISVVFSGCSRHQKEQPVGRDVTWFPKQFGIYTSSINAFLNDLVAEINHREGLNIIIVNQDWIHLFENLDDRKTQGAFTSILPTIEMQDHYQFSEPILLTGPVVVVKENSPYKSINDLKGRLIGVYKFDSSVLIAQDIPDAVIHLYQHVPVALESLVSNCYDALLAPVIEVTALIQTAYKDRLKIISEPLNEDGLRLAVLKGTNEDLLEGFNLGLAKSIRSGKYQMIRTANRLP; encoded by the coding sequence TTGAAATTTAGATTTTCCTGGAAGCTCAGTGTTATTTTGTGTTTTCTCTCTATAAGTGTTGTTTTTTCCGGATGTTCCCGACATCAGAAAGAACAGCCTGTAGGGCGTGATGTGACATGGTTCCCTAAGCAATTTGGAATTTATACTTCAAGTATTAATGCGTTCTTAAATGATTTGGTTGCGGAGATAAATCATCGTGAAGGCTTAAATATCATCATCGTCAATCAAGATTGGATTCATCTTTTTGAAAACCTAGATGACAGGAAGACCCAAGGGGCATTCACATCGATTTTACCCACAATAGAAATGCAAGATCATTATCAGTTTTCTGAGCCGATTTTGTTAACCGGTCCTGTTGTGGTTGTTAAAGAAAATTCTCCATACAAATCTATAAACGACCTTAAAGGGCGTTTAATTGGGGTGTATAAGTTTGATTCTTCCGTCCTTATTGCCCAAGACATCCCTGATGCGGTCATTCACTTGTATCAACATGTCCCTGTTGCTTTGGAATCTCTTGTTTCTAACTGTTATGATGCACTTTTAGCCCCTGTAATTGAAGTTACGGCATTAATCCAAACAGCATATAAGGATCGCCTGAAGATTATCTCCGAGCCATTAAATGAAGATGGCCTGAGGTTGGCGGTACTAAAAGGGACAAATGAAGATTTGCTAGAAGGGTTTAATTTAGGCCTGGCAAAAAGTATACGGTCAGGGAAATATCAGATGATAAGAACTGCAAACCGCCTACCTTAA
- the hemH gene encoding ferrochelatase: MSPSAYILANFGGPRHAEELGSFLTSLLTDRDVTGNFLPDFLHKKLFSFIAKKRVSKVLPQYLSLKNWSPIYQDTENLSQALHGLLKAPVIPFHRYLPATHHTTLEALHTLQPRSIIGVPLFPHFTYAMTGSISRFFTLHAPQYNILWISQFGSHDAFISCMEAHVNSFLDMQGIPEENCCFLFSVHGLPKRMVSQGDPYQKQCEHSFSLLSSRFPKAESILCYQSKFGFGKWLSPLLKTLSYELKSQKPYVLILPFGFVSDHLETLYEIEHEYLPILKSRGYKALRLPAIYNASSWPRTLAQIISSSFPSESELLIK, translated from the coding sequence ATGTCTCCTTCCGCGTACATATTAGCAAATTTCGGTGGCCCTCGACATGCTGAGGAGCTGGGAAGTTTTCTCACTTCCCTTCTTACTGATAGAGATGTTACGGGAAATTTCCTCCCCGACTTTCTCCATAAAAAGTTATTTTCCTTTATTGCCAAAAAACGGGTCTCTAAGGTTCTCCCTCAATACCTTTCTTTAAAGAACTGGTCCCCCATTTACCAAGACACTGAAAATCTTTCCCAAGCGTTACACGGTCTTTTAAAGGCTCCTGTGATTCCATTTCATCGCTACTTACCTGCAACACATCATACCACATTGGAAGCTCTACATACCCTTCAGCCACGCTCCATTATCGGAGTCCCTCTATTTCCACATTTTACGTATGCCATGACAGGGAGTATTTCTAGATTCTTCACTCTTCACGCCCCGCAATATAACATCTTATGGATCTCACAGTTTGGTTCGCATGATGCGTTCATCTCTTGCATGGAGGCCCATGTAAATAGCTTTCTTGACATGCAGGGGATCCCTGAAGAGAACTGCTGCTTCTTATTTTCCGTACACGGCCTTCCGAAAAGAATGGTCTCCCAAGGAGATCCTTATCAAAAACAGTGTGAGCACTCGTTTTCTCTACTTTCTTCTCGTTTCCCTAAAGCAGAGAGTATCTTATGTTACCAATCAAAATTTGGCTTTGGGAAATGGCTCTCTCCCTTATTAAAAACGCTAAGTTATGAGCTGAAAAGCCAAAAACCTTACGTTCTTATTCTCCCTTTTGGCTTTGTTTCTGATCACCTTGAAACTCTCTATGAGATCGAACATGAATACCTTCCTATTCTTAAATCTCGAGGTTATAAAGCCCTGAGGCTTCCTGCCATCTATAATGCCTCTTCATGGCCACGCACCCTTGCACAAATTATCTCTAGCTCCTTTCCTTCGGAATCTGAGCTATTGATTAAATAA